One Cotesia glomerata isolate CgM1 unplaced genomic scaffold, MPM_Cglom_v2.3 scaffold_22, whole genome shotgun sequence genomic window, AAATGCTCGCTATTTTTACGTTCTTGGATCTCAAAAATACAAGTGGCTGGAACATCTAATTGATAATGCTGTTCCAATCATTGATATTGAACACATGATATTTTATTCACCTGACAATGTGGAAGATTTCGCAAAAGTGAGGTGTCCGATTCGTGAGTTTCATTCTAAAAGAGGGAGGTTCACATGTGCATTTCAAAATGCACAACAACTCAAGCATTGGTTTATGGACTATTGGGGAGTTGAACCATCTTATGGAAAATCAgtgcaaatattttatcaactgGCTGATCTCCGTAAAATGCATCCTGTTGACATTGCTTGCCTAGATGATCATTTTATATTGCGATTTGCCAAGAATCAAATTTGCCATGTTTGGCAcaatttatcaatcaatttgcaaaataatgaaaaaattatggattataaattttgtgtcaAACATCATAAAGGAGGATGCGTAGACTGTGACATATCAGGAATTTATATGTATCCATATTAAAAAGATTGTTATACTTgtaattctaataaataaatatctctgacttaaaaaatttgttaacatgtCTTATTTTAGGTTATGTTTTTTCTtaatcttataattatttgataattttttatggaatATCTTAAGagttatgaataatttaaacattattttaaaaaaaattatttattttttattgaaaaatgttttttagttAGTACAGGTTctataattttacttaattgttcaattttcagctgaaataatttttttcttagtacAGGATCTATAACTTTACTTGTACGTTTAATTCTTTCTCTGAATCTCTCTCTATCTCTAGCTGCTCTTTCCCATTCTCCTTGTCTTGCAAGTTGATATGCTGAAGCCCAAACATGCATGTAATGCACAGTCGGTGTCAAATTAAATCTAACAGTCATTGTTTtgttttacattaattttcgCACAGTGTTGCTTATAGgcttatattcaataatacgATCGTGAATAATTAGACAATACGCAGTTGTATTGGCTGGAAATGGAGCTAATGATTCGAATTCCAATCTAATATCTACTGGTCCAGATTTTATAGCCTCGTTTTGTTTGGAGCAGTCGATGACACAAAGTGGTGCTTcttgtaagaattttttcttagtcaATATCGGTTCTGCTTCTTTATTGTAGTATGACGTTTGGAAGTTCGAGTACATATCATATAATAAAGCATACTggttgttatttatatttagattCAAGTCCCCATAAGGATAGCTTTGAGAATTCAAAAATAGCTTGATGTTTCGAATCTGGCAATGATCAAATTGACTGGAATTCTTTTTAGAATCATTCTTTCTTGCTGTTCGGAATCCAAGAATCACCCAACGCGGCTTCTCTAGCTGTATTGAGGTTTTGACAGCCCAAATTTGATTTGAAGTTGCGGGTAACAATGGATATTCATATAATTCCCAAGTTCTGAAACTTATTGGAATAGCTGGATCGCCAGTAATATAATTCAATGTTtggattttttctttgtctgaTGGTGTTATGTATGGCATAAtccattcaattttttgaagagTAACTTTTACATTTTCTGCTGCTGCGTTCGTTTATATAAAAGCATTTATATCAGTATTAGCTATTGTAAGAATGATTTCAAGCTGAACAttcattagaatttttaaataatcttctGCGAAGCCACACAATATATTCAGTGGAATGGATAAATCAAAGTATCCTTCTTCATTGGTGACTTCAGTTCCATCATTTGTATACCAGCCGGCATTTTCTAAACTGCTTAATTGATTTGGGCTGAAAGACAAATATCCTTTCATCGTACTGGTGATACCAACATTGGTATTTCGATCAATTTCAACACCATTCATCAATAAACGGAATTCTTTAATCATGTGACCAATGCTCATGTTGACAAGCTTCGTAGTAGCAGCAACAGCGGTGTTGTCGTCTTTTGTAAATTTACCAAGAACATGTAGTGTACTTTTGCTCGGAAGTATGTACAAATTCTGATTTTGAATGGTAATACGAacttcatcattattattcagTGTTGATGAAGCATACGGCTGATGGGTATGTGACTCATAATGCGCAATTGACTCATCAAAAATGATTGGTTGTTGAATATTTAAGATATCTGCCATTCTCGTCTCGAGCGCCTGTCTCCTATTGTACCGTATTTGTCACCTTTTTCTGGACCGTTGTATTTTGAAGATAccttaattttttcagatttttcgTTGCAACTATCCTTACAAAAGTCTCTACTGTATTTACGTTGTTCactttccaaatatttttttaaactgtcaCAAACTGGATTTTTCGACATTACTCACGAATAATTTACTTTCGTCGAGGTATTATACACTCAAGACaacaaaagtttatttttattttacgaattttccACGTAATTTTAATCCGAGATTCTTGAGGAATTCTGCGTTCTGACGTGTTAATACTCTGTGAGGTACTCGTCGACTGATATTTTTCACCCATGTTGGTTTGTTTTTATAACCAGAACCaatttttgtatcaaaaaCTATACCCATTATTAAGTAGTTTTCACATGTAATCTGATAGTAATAATTTCACCTCTAAAGTTCACTAATTTTCCGTCCTGATCAACTATTCGAAGT contains:
- the LOC123274101 gene encoding uncharacterized protein LOC123274101, with protein sequence MPYITPSDKEKIQTLNYITGDPAIPISFRTWELYEYPLLPATSNQIWAVKTSIQLEKPRWVILGFRTARKNDSKKNSSQFDHCQIRNIKLFLNSQSYPYGDLNLNINNNQYALLYDMYSNFQTSYYNKEAEPILTKKKFLQEAPLCVIDCSKQNEAIKSGPVDIRLEFESLAPFPANTTAYCLIIHDRIIEYKPISNTVRKLM